The DNA window TATATACGTTTATTACCGGTACTTCTTTCTTTTCATATTATTCTTTTTCCTTAGGACAGGGGGAAGGATGAAGTAAATTATACATCTTAATATTAGGCTAGAGTATTTTCTAAAATGGAGACTTTTCAAATCCAATATTTTGTGTTGTGCATTTTAAGCTTCGATCATATATCCTAATGCTCTTAAGATTTTAAGCGTTTTGCAACTTGGGTGTTCCTTTGTCATAGCTTATACAGGGTTAGCAACCTTAGCAATTTCATCCTCGTTCACCTCAAAAGATCTTGTTTTTCTCTCTCATACAGCTGATCTCGTAATGTACCGTATATTTATTACATGAAATGAGAGGAAGAAATAAATATAGTTATGTTCTGCCTTATTTACGACAAAGTTTGTTTAACGTGAGAGATTTAAACTTCCATGGAGTCAAAGAGAAAAAGATTTGTCGTAACCAATCGTAGTGCGAGATACTTCAGGACGTAAACTTCAAACTTATGAACCGTCCGTCAAATGTATCACTGTATGCTTAAAATTACTTAATTAGTGCTTGAATCCCTTGTGAACAGTCAAACGTAAAACATCACTGATCATCTCACCCAACTAATCTCTTCGAAATATGTCGATTAGTTTATTTGGAACTGTGTTTCAAGAGGTTAGGATGTGAGTTCAAGAATAATGTTACCATCCGCGGGTTATTTCAGTGAAATAGATTGTCCGTACTTTGATACTGGGGGCTGTAGTAGACCTCACTGTCATTTTAAGCACCCGAAGTCTGAACCTTCCGTCAGCCAACCGCCTGTAAAACAAGCATTATCTCAGAAAGATATTGGTGATCTCATAAAACTCGCCTCCGATGCCGTATCTGCATTGCAACAAGCCGGAGTTTTGTCTGGAACTCCAGAAAATGACGATACTGTTGTTGAAAGCCCACCTCCAACCCCCAAAAGTGTTCCTGTCCAGCAACCTGTTCCAACTTACAATCCAACACCTAAGGCTGTACTGCACAAGCTCCATAACCTAGCAGCATACCATCCGTCCCTGATAAGAACTCCTAGTGCTCCAATAAAGAGACCAAGTACAAGTGAGACATCAACTGTGCCAAAGAGACCTAAAGTATTCCAAGAGAGAGAAAAGGACCCAGAAGTCAATGTAGGCCTACAGCATAGTTGGGATAAAATTTACAGACTCTCTCCTGAACCTGACTGGAGCAATAAAGGGTACTCCTATTTTGCTCCCAACCAGAATAATCAGGTATCATCTAGTACAAGTCCAAATCGTCTGACTGAATGTGAACAGGTGAACAGCTTACTTCCCATTGGAGGGGAAGGCAGCATCTCTGAAGATGAAACTGCTAAGTTTAGTGAAGAGTCGTCAAATGATGAAGGTAAAGTTTCAAATGAGGATGTCGGAGTTAATGAAGAAATTGATTTAGTAAGCAGGGATGAAAATGAAGAATTTGATAGTGGCGAGTGTGTTAAAGATATACAAGAGGATAGTATCACTGAGTTTGACACACATCTTCCTCAAAGTCCGGATGTGAAAAGTGACAATTTTACTAAAACTAGCAGTGAACaaaagggaaatgaaaatgataaGAAAAGGAAACATCGTGAAGAAGAAAGTGATTATAAGAAGTGTAGTGATAAAGAGATTAAAAGGAGTCGTACCGGTACTAAGCACAGGTCAGATTCACACGATAAGGGCAGTACTAAGAATAAACACAGAGACAGTAGTTCAAAAAGTGAATCTGATAGGCACCGTAAAGGCAGTAGTGATAGTAGGAACAAGAGTAGAGATAGTGAATCTTACCAGTATTGTAAGAAACGAAGTAAAAGTGATGGTGGCAGCCATAAAAAATCTAGTCATCATGGACATAAAGACAAGGGAAAAGTTAAtagtgaaagtgaagaaagtaaaaaGAAGGGATCCAACAGTGATGAGGAGCAGAGTGCGAGTGTTAGTTCTGATAACGATGATCACAAGAAGTATGATCGTCGCGAAGAAGATAGTAGTCCCGCTAACAACGATCAAGATACTAGCAGTATTAGTGATGGTGACGAGGATACAGAGACGGACAACAAGCATGAGTCGAGTAACAACACCTATAACTGTGATAGTAAGAAAAGTGAGAAACGTAAATCAAGTAAGTACGATTCACAGAGGCGAAAAAGTGCTAGTAGTGATAGGAAAAAAGAGGACAGTGGAGCAACAAACAAATCTAGCTCTAGCAAGCATCGTAGTGATGAGAAAAAAAGTACAAATAAAATATCTAACCATCGTGAGCAGTCTAGTAGTGAATTCGAGGGTTTGAGTTCGACTGACGGTAGTGGTAGTGAAAAGTATAGTGGCAGTCATAAGAAACACAAAACGAATCAGCACCGTAGTGAAGAGAAGAAAAGTAGTAGGGATAACTCCTCCAAGCATCGTAGCAGAAGTAGTGACGTTAAGACAAGTAATTCGAAACATAGGAGTGATCGTAGTAGCAGTAAGCACAAAAGTAGTCATCACGATAAGAAAAAAAGCAAGGATCATCATTCCTCTAGCAATTCAAGACGACATTCTTCATCATCTCGTCATGAAGACAAACACAAGAAGAAAGATTCGTCAAAGCAACGTTGTGATGATGGGAAGCATAAAAGTTCTAAAGATAAGTCTCAATCGAGAAGGGAAAGTACAAAATCATCAGATAGAAAGACCAAAACCAAAGAAAATCAAGAGCCCAAGAAGTCGCACAAAGATAGCAAGTCAAGAGACAAGCGGAGAGAGAAGAACAGTGGAGGTGAACACAAAAGAAAGGACTCATCAGGAAAGAGtagtaaagaaaagaagaaaagttcATCAGAGAAACCGGTTCACCGTGCTGAAGAGACAAAG is part of the Anabrus simplex isolate iqAnaSimp1 chromosome 10, ASM4041472v1, whole genome shotgun sequence genome and encodes:
- the LOC136882462 gene encoding RNA exonuclease 1 homolog — encoded protein: MLPSAGYFSEIDCPYFDTGGCSRPHCHFKHPKSEPSVSQPPVKQALSQKDIGDLIKLASDAVSALQQAGVLSGTPENDDTVVESPPPTPKSVPVQQPVPTYNPTPKAVLHKLHNLAAYHPSLIRTPSAPIKRPSTSETSTVPKRPKVFQEREKDPEVNVGLQHSWDKIYRLSPEPDWSNKGYSYFAPNQNNQVSSSTSPNRLTECEQVNSLLPIGGEGSISEDETAKFSEESSNDEGKVSNEDVGVNEEIDLVSRDENEEFDSGECVKDIQEDSITEFDTHLPQSPDVKSDNFTKTSSEQKGNENDKKRKHREEESDYKKCSDKEIKRSRTGTKHRSDSHDKGSTKNKHRDSSSKSESDRHRKGSSDSRNKSRDSESYQYCKKRSKSDGGSHKKSSHHGHKDKGKVNSESEESKKKGSNSDEEQSASVSSDNDDHKKYDRREEDSSPANNDQDTSSISDGDEDTETDNKHESSNNTYNCDSKKSEKRKSSKYDSQRRKSASSDRKKEDSGATNKSSSSKHRSDEKKSTNKISNHREQSSSEFEGLSSTDGSGSEKYSGSHKKHKTNQHRSEEKKSSRDNSSKHRSRSSDVKTSNSKHRSDRSSSKHKSSHHDKKKSKDHHSSSNSRRHSSSSRHEDKHKKKDSSKQRCDDGKHKSSKDKSQSRRESTKSSDRKTKTKENQEPKKSHKDSKSRDKRREKNSGGEHKRKDSSGKSSKEKKKSSSEKPVHRAEETKSKTTSEVPMSLPSPLHSETSYSSWVSSTEEPPKIEEEQEVAAVNETPAVETQPQQPLDVASSSEEELEVTDSIKLPSDLGESSCDSELERECYEIYKTYEPTVVPTKQTSETPMKLQEPELVVTGKKRVAHKGTENTVVPPINVNLTNQRPKLNPKQMLLDRIRKVKESQAAEENAAQQQQGANRVRIAHVSNVPLLLSAKTKVEKWLNTCHTNPNPTSKNVPPSRPPLPYTGISKPNILPSIPRTQTIAQTAPKHGRRIAHKPPSDILVRPVIAEAGGKIPVSIRQNYLNILVDEYLKLCPTQKEAFDKAVQEELAIFNRSSTRLVYSNLMPNMINRLRKSALNQVGKAASSQRVQSHTSVLAGMDKKPKGSWSIEKIKKPPTKSLYEEMSRYLMTEEELKTNGYPCPHPEEKGLAVFHVMPKKAVSSSESLQRVCVRCNTTYYVNKQGFPLKKEQCIYHWGRAHQTKANGIWESQYSCCHGGSDDTGCTLASCHVSETFDPKEMRGFVKTLSREEVPADGNYGIYALDCEMCYTTFGLELTRVTVIGMDLETVYETLVKPRRPILDYNTHFSGIKEEDLKDITTSIYDVQSVLLSLFNDKTILLGHSLESDFKALKLIHSTVVDTSIVFPHRDGPPKKRALKTLCRERLQKIIQESEGGHDSAEDAKACMELMLHKIKEDKKS